From one Tetragenococcus osmophilus genomic stretch:
- a CDS encoding sigma 54-interacting transcriptional regulator has translation MTNLEKAIFQFAENRCYSASLKETSSLFFSTEEITQNLTISRTQASRELNQLVNNHILFKINTRPVLFSLREFFMQKYQIEIAEEYESIENFQNQLNNVSSEKVFEKVIGYNSGLAEAVEQLKTAIFYPNNGLPVLLMGETGVGKSYFAQIMDEYMIREGILQEGSPFLTLNCAQYANNPELLSGILFGYIKGAFTGADEDHKGLLEAADTGVLFLDEVHRLSDEGQEKLFNFMDKEVFSRIGESKERQSKVRLVFATTESTERFLQTFLRRIPIQIYIPSVSERSLFEKRQLIEYLFKKESQNIKRTIEVTPRVMDILLQTSFSGNIGEMENVIKYACGSAIAHSDKSRQVEIKIKDLPQKIYESFDSPVELANTEEENLVFSDQVSFSTSTNTAGELQKFVQHLIWLYQDYQKETGYTVKYQLHQQIVKFMDDVIFREKQRNQAALEKFISKVMQEIFREIDSHTKFQYDGNLVLLLSYYIYHYSLKGIHSTDFFDDDFTVFVEKNYQTELNQITPLLPEIEKRLDVSFTKADQLLFALFFSTLNYEVKSNEINAIMIAHGYATASSIANVCNRMLGNAVFTSIDMPVESTIFDISEKVVHYLQEYSVNQGLLVLVDMGSLNMIYEQLKQSINQPILFIDQLSTPLALEVGNLIQQDRSLNEIAENMKEVVVPNVQLYQPEKSKKKAIITTCFSGLGVAIQIQKLLYDCLEGILEVEILPIEFADLQKNGLSEAFLSQYDILSVIGTNDVHIPEMKFVYLENIISGNGDTQLKEIFENLLSEAEIREVNDRLVKNFSLIRVLESLTILDTKRIMEAIESCIQDLERRLDLRLSNARKVAIYVHVACMVERLIRHAEITDFPDLEQFAFDHEKEIRVIQDIFSVLEPIYSVTIPLEETCYIYNILYLD, from the coding sequence ATGACAAATTTGGAAAAAGCTATCTTTCAATTTGCAGAAAATAGGTGTTATTCAGCTTCACTGAAAGAGACTAGCTCTTTGTTTTTTTCAACTGAAGAGATCACACAAAATTTAACTATTAGTCGGACGCAAGCGAGCCGTGAATTAAATCAACTGGTTAACAACCATATTTTATTTAAAATTAATACACGTCCTGTGCTATTTTCCTTAAGAGAGTTTTTTATGCAAAAATATCAAATAGAAATTGCCGAAGAGTATGAGAGCATAGAAAACTTTCAGAATCAGTTAAATAATGTCTCTAGTGAGAAAGTTTTCGAAAAGGTTATCGGTTATAATAGCGGTCTAGCTGAAGCAGTGGAACAATTAAAAACGGCGATCTTTTATCCTAATAATGGCCTCCCTGTACTTCTTATGGGAGAAACGGGCGTTGGGAAGAGTTATTTTGCTCAAATTATGGATGAGTATATGATACGAGAAGGAATCCTTCAAGAGGGCTCGCCTTTTCTTACGTTAAATTGTGCGCAATATGCCAATAATCCGGAGCTGCTTTCTGGGATCTTATTTGGTTATATTAAAGGCGCGTTTACCGGTGCAGATGAAGATCATAAGGGACTATTAGAAGCGGCCGATACAGGTGTGCTTTTTCTTGATGAAGTCCATCGCTTAAGTGATGAAGGGCAAGAAAAGTTATTCAACTTTATGGATAAGGAAGTTTTTTCGCGTATTGGTGAATCAAAGGAAAGACAATCAAAAGTGAGACTCGTATTTGCGACGACAGAATCAACAGAACGATTTTTACAAACATTTTTACGACGGATTCCGATACAAATTTATATTCCCAGCGTCTCTGAACGAAGTCTTTTTGAAAAACGGCAATTAATTGAATATTTATTTAAAAAAGAAAGTCAAAATATTAAACGTACGATTGAAGTCACACCACGAGTCATGGATATTTTATTACAAACGAGTTTTTCCGGAAATATTGGAGAAATGGAAAACGTCATTAAGTATGCTTGTGGGAGTGCTATCGCTCATAGCGATAAAAGTAGGCAAGTAGAAATAAAAATTAAAGATTTACCACAAAAAATTTATGAATCTTTTGACTCACCGGTAGAACTTGCCAATACGGAAGAAGAAAATTTAGTTTTCTCAGACCAAGTCTCTTTTTCTACAAGCACAAATACAGCGGGCGAATTACAAAAATTTGTTCAGCACTTGATTTGGTTGTACCAAGACTATCAAAAAGAAACTGGCTATACTGTTAAGTATCAATTGCACCAACAAATTGTGAAGTTTATGGATGACGTCATATTTCGGGAAAAGCAGAGAAACCAAGCAGCTTTGGAAAAATTCATTTCTAAAGTGATGCAAGAAATTTTTCGTGAGATTGATTCTCATACCAAGTTTCAATACGATGGTAATCTCGTTTTGCTTCTTTCTTATTACATTTATCATTACAGTCTAAAAGGAATTCATTCGACAGATTTCTTTGATGATGATTTTACTGTGTTTGTTGAAAAAAATTATCAAACAGAACTCAATCAAATTACTCCTTTATTACCAGAAATTGAAAAACGCTTGGATGTCTCTTTTACTAAAGCCGATCAATTACTGTTTGCTCTTTTTTTCTCCACACTAAATTATGAAGTAAAAAGTAATGAGATTAATGCCATCATGATTGCTCATGGCTATGCGACAGCAAGTAGTATTGCAAATGTTTGTAACCGCATGTTAGGAAATGCGGTATTTACAAGTATTGATATGCCAGTTGAGTCAACGATCTTTGATATCTCTGAAAAAGTTGTTCATTATCTACAAGAGTATTCGGTTAACCAAGGCTTACTGGTTTTGGTTGATATGGGCTCATTAAATATGATTTATGAGCAGTTGAAACAAAGTATTAATCAACCGATTTTATTTATCGATCAACTAAGTACGCCACTCGCTTTGGAAGTAGGAAATTTGATTCAACAAGATCGTTCGTTAAACGAGATTGCTGAAAATATGAAAGAAGTTGTTGTACCAAACGTACAATTATATCAACCGGAAAAAAGTAAGAAAAAAGCGATTATTACCACTTGTTTTTCTGGTTTAGGGGTAGCCATTCAAATTCAAAAGTTACTTTATGATTGCTTAGAGGGTATTTTAGAGGTGGAGATTTTACCCATTGAATTTGCTGATTTACAGAAAAATGGTTTGTCAGAAGCCTTTTTGAGCCAATATGACATTTTATCTGTTATCGGAACGAATGACGTGCACATCCCAGAAATGAAGTTTGTTTATTTAGAAAACATTATTTCAGGTAATGGGGATACACAGCTAAAAGAAATATTTGAAAATTTATTATCTGAAGCAGAAATTCGCGAAGTCAATGATCGTTTAGTCAAAAACTTTTCTTTAATTCGTGTTTTAGAATCACTTACTATTTTGGATACAAAACGTATTATGGAGGCTATCGAAAGTTGCATTCAAGACTTAGAACGTCGCTTAGATTTACGTTTGTCTAATGCGCGCAAAGTAGCTATTTATGTTCATGTCGCTTGTATGGTGGAACGCTTGATCAGGCACGCGGAAATCACCGATTTTCCTGACTTAGAACAATTTGCTTTTGATCATGAAAAAGAAATAAGAGTGATCCAAGATATATTTAGTGTGCTAGAACCTATCTATAGTGTGACAATCCCCTTAGAAGAAACCTGTTATATATATAATATTCTCTATCTTGATTAG
- a CDS encoding nuclease-related domain-containing protein gives MRQESHDLQYLEVLFDRNGLTSEEVKEYQKLSKGYQGEVEFDKLCQYFLNEEMSILDDITLFWNKNVTQIDKIIASEKVIYIIDIKNYYGNYRYENHCWTVNENILSNNIYEQLLRTVHITQQLFSQNGVKKTVKGVLAFINPSSQIEIVDTVDVLTLSSMQISQWLMTLQVEFGSSLWQDVIKNYHIPSFFKFSCFFKPFYIK, from the coding sequence ATGCGTCAAGAAAGTCACGATTTACAATATTTAGAAGTATTATTTGATCGTAATGGTTTAACATCGGAAGAAGTAAAGGAATATCAGAAATTGTCGAAAGGATATCAAGGGGAGGTAGAATTTGATAAGCTATGTCAGTATTTTTTGAATGAAGAAATGTCAATATTGGATGATATTACATTGTTTTGGAATAAAAACGTGACCCAAATCGATAAAATCATTGCTAGCGAAAAAGTAATTTATATAATAGATATAAAAAATTATTATGGAAATTATCGTTACGAGAACCATTGCTGGACCGTAAATGAAAATATTTTATCTAATAACATTTATGAGCAATTATTACGAACTGTGCATATTACCCAACAGTTATTCAGCCAAAATGGGGTAAAGAAAACTGTAAAAGGAGTCCTTGCTTTTATTAATCCTTCTTCACAAATCGAAATTGTTGATACCGTTGATGTGCTTACCTTAAGTTCTATGCAAATTTCTCAATGGCTAATGACATTACAGGTAGAGTTTGGGTCTTCTTTATGGCAAGATGTCATTAAAAACTACCACATCCCTTCTTTTTTTAAATTTAGTTGCTTCTTTAAGCCTTTCTATATAAAATAA
- a CDS encoding IS30 family transposase, whose translation MTHSNHTTSARKGKHLSYSERSQIAILKQENYSNRRIASVLERAPQTINNEVKRGTVTQLKRQKQKGKVYDYYTEAYDADAGQAAYDRHRLNCGRRPKWADIDTFIEWADDKMLLDKWSPDAVTGFALEHELFDRAIIPSTTTLYNWIDKGIMRTTNLDLLEKLSRKPKVSSLKKRPNKRILGQSIDKRPKEIDSRETFGHWEIDTVVGNKEKTDAVLLTLVERQTRFEVIMKVNGKDQYSVDEAIYSLQERAGDDFSTMFKTITSDNGSEFAGLHEALKDTLDVYFSHPYASFERGTSENQHKFIRRFIPKGKSMGQVLESQCLRIQQWMNDYPRKILDYKTPHECFVNALRLEKQVA comes from the coding sequence ATGACGCACTCTAACCATACCACATCAGCACGTAAGGGAAAACACTTATCTTATTCAGAGCGGTCTCAAATCGCTATTTTAAAGCAAGAAAACTATTCCAATCGTCGGATTGCTAGTGTTTTAGAACGTGCTCCACAAACAATCAATAATGAGGTGAAGCGCGGAACGGTCACACAACTTAAACGCCAAAAGCAAAAAGGAAAGGTCTATGATTACTATACTGAAGCTTATGACGCTGATGCTGGACAAGCAGCTTATGACAGACATCGTTTAAACTGTGGCCGACGGCCAAAATGGGCGGATATAGATACCTTTATAGAATGGGCCGATGATAAGATGTTGCTTGATAAATGGTCCCCTGATGCCGTGACTGGTTTTGCGTTAGAGCATGAGTTGTTTGATCGTGCCATTATTCCTAGTACAACAACACTTTACAATTGGATAGATAAAGGAATCATGCGAACAACGAACCTTGATCTTTTAGAAAAGCTCTCTCGTAAACCAAAAGTGTCCTCTCTGAAGAAACGCCCAAATAAACGTATTCTCGGGCAATCGATAGACAAACGGCCTAAAGAAATTGATAGCCGTGAAACTTTTGGTCACTGGGAAATCGACACAGTCGTTGGTAATAAGGAGAAGACCGATGCCGTACTACTAACATTAGTTGAACGACAAACCCGCTTTGAAGTTATTATGAAGGTAAACGGTAAAGATCAATATTCAGTGGACGAAGCCATTTATTCTCTTCAAGAACGCGCTGGAGATGACTTTTCTACTATGTTTAAGACGATTACTTCAGATAATGGATCTGAATTTGCAGGTCTACATGAAGCGTTAAAGGATACCCTGGATGTTTATTTTAGCCATCCTTATGCATCATTTGAGCGAGGAACGAGTGAGAATCAGCATAAATTCATTCGTCGCTTCATTCCGAAAGGAAAGTCGATGGGTCAAGTTTTAGAATCACAATGCTTACGTATACAACAATGGATGAACGATTATCCCAGAAAAATATTGGATTATAAAACACCTCATGAGTGTTTCGTCAATGCCTTACGATTAGAAAAGCAAGTGGCTTAA